From a region of the Marinomonas mediterranea MMB-1 genome:
- a CDS encoding LysR family transcriptional regulator — protein sequence MFEAMEQFIKIVELHTFSAAAESLGKSPSSLTRKLDQLEEELKTKLLIRSTRRLELTSDGEQFYNQCKQILESVQVAKHSFIEKRTSVEGTIAITTFDSFGRSVLVPLIAEFRDTHPNTKVTIGLDNTIADLHKSPFDIAIRYGRPDDSNLIFRPLKKMPSILIASEHYLEKAPPLESPDDLKLHSCLAFYKSRQHTWWYFEKNNEQRKVRIDPTLTSEGGTPLLMWARANQGIALVSKYFVERDLKNGSLIEVLPTWNASLTEQDNAIMYLVWKASSAQKPIVRAMIDLIMNRVANE from the coding sequence ATGTTTGAAGCAATGGAACAATTTATCAAAATAGTAGAGCTACACACATTCAGTGCCGCTGCAGAATCCCTCGGCAAAAGCCCAAGCTCACTAACACGAAAACTTGACCAGCTTGAAGAAGAACTCAAAACAAAGCTACTAATACGCTCTACTCGCAGATTAGAGCTTACGTCTGATGGTGAGCAGTTCTACAATCAGTGCAAGCAAATTCTCGAGTCGGTCCAAGTTGCGAAACACAGCTTTATAGAAAAGCGTACGAGTGTAGAAGGCACAATTGCCATCACCACCTTTGACTCATTTGGAAGATCTGTACTGGTGCCACTCATCGCGGAATTTCGCGACACCCACCCCAATACAAAAGTAACAATCGGTCTCGACAACACCATCGCCGACCTACACAAAAGCCCTTTCGACATCGCCATTCGATATGGACGCCCTGACGATTCCAACCTAATTTTTCGACCATTAAAAAAGATGCCGTCTATCCTCATCGCATCTGAGCACTACTTGGAGAAAGCGCCTCCTTTAGAATCGCCTGATGATCTAAAACTTCATTCTTGCTTGGCGTTTTACAAGTCTCGCCAGCATACGTGGTGGTATTTTGAAAAGAATAATGAGCAGAGAAAAGTTCGCATCGACCCGACACTGACTTCAGAAGGCGGCACTCCCTTACTGATGTGGGCACGTGCAAATCAAGGGATCGCACTCGTCAGTAAGTATTTCGTTGAGCGTGATTTAAAAAACGGCAGTTTGATCGAAGTATTGCCAACGTGGAATGCATCTTTGACGGAACAGGACAACGCCATTATGTATTTAGTTTGGAAAGCCTCGTCGGCTCAAAAACCCATCGTACGAGCCATGATTGATCTAATAATGAATCGTGTTGCGAACGAATGA
- a CDS encoding MmcQ/YjbR family DNA-binding protein yields MTYEEFNEFCASLVSTTHVIQWGGSHVWKVGGKVFAIGGWQKSGELGFTFKVSELHYEILKDEPGYRPAPYLASRGMKWIQQYDLPSSADDSLKYYITESHRIVASGLSKKKQRELGVLVESE; encoded by the coding sequence ATGACTTACGAGGAATTTAACGAGTTCTGCGCATCGTTGGTTTCAACTACTCATGTGATTCAATGGGGTGGTTCTCATGTTTGGAAAGTGGGCGGTAAGGTATTTGCGATTGGCGGCTGGCAGAAGTCAGGCGAGCTGGGCTTTACCTTTAAGGTGTCTGAGTTGCACTATGAAATATTAAAGGATGAGCCTGGATATCGCCCCGCGCCCTATCTTGCGTCTAGAGGTATGAAATGGATTCAGCAATATGATCTTCCCTCTAGTGCTGACGATTCTCTTAAATATTACATTACTGAATCCCATCGCATCGTTGCATCTGGACTGTCTAAAAAGAAGCAAAGAGAGTTAGGTGTTCTTGTTGAGAGCGAATGA